GCCGCCATCCTGCGCGGAGAGATGGCTGTAAACCGCTCCTGCCATCACCGAAGCCAGAATCAGCAGCGCGGCGAGGTTGGTGCGAGGATGCAACAAACCCACCCCGGCCAGCGTTTCGGAAATTCCAATGGGAATTTGAATCCATGCCGGATAGCCAAAACGCGTATCGAAATCATAATCGCTGGTGAAATTGGAGACGCCCCAAACGATAAAATCAATGCCAAAATAAATCGAGACGAGTTGATAGATAAAATCTTTGAGGCGTTGTTCGTTGATCGATTCCATATTGAGAGCTCGTTGAGTCATTTATGGTGGCAAACTTAAGTTTGGCACTCCGATCTCACAGCGCTTGCTTCTCTGCAAACGCCGCATCAAACGCGACCGCTGAGGGTTTGAAATCGAGTTTTCTCACAAAGGCACAAGCTTCGGCCGCGCCGTGCTCGCGATCCATGCCGCTGTCTTCCCATTCGATCGACAGCGGACCGTTGTAGCCGATACGATTCAAGCGGCGAATGATTTCTTCAAACTC
The window above is part of the candidate division KSB1 bacterium genome. Proteins encoded here:
- a CDS encoding DoxX family protein encodes the protein MESINEQRLKDFIYQLVSIYFGIDFIVWGVSNFTSDYDFDTRFGYPAWIQIPIGISETLAGVGLLHPRTNLAALLILASVMAGAVYSHLSAQDGGYGTPLKYLLYFAAMLYYKIRQTSRYN